A genomic segment from Equus przewalskii isolate Varuska chromosome X, EquPr2, whole genome shotgun sequence encodes:
- the RAB39B gene encoding ras-related protein Rab-39B: protein MEAIWLYQFRLIVIGDSTVGKSCLIRRFTEGRFAQVSDPTVGVDFFSRLVEIEPGKRIKLQIWDTAGQERFRSITRAYYRNSVGGLLLFDITNRRSFQNVHEWLEETKVHVQPYQIVFVLVGHKCDLDTQRQVTRHEAEKLAAAYGMKYIETSARDAINVEKAFTDLTRDIYELVKRGDITIQEGWEGVKSGFVPNVVHSSEEVVKSERRCLC from the exons ATGGAGGCCATCTGGCTGTACCAGTTCCGGCTCATTGTCATCGGGGATTCCACAGTGGGCAAGTCCTGTCTGATCCGCCGCTTCACCGAGGGCCGCTTTGCCCAGGTTTCGGACCCCACCGTAGGGGTGGATTTTTTCTCCCGGCTGGTGGAGATCGAGCCAGGAAAACGCATCAAGCTCCAGATCTGGGATACTGCGGGTCAAGAGAGGTTCAG ATCCATCACTCGCGCCTACTACAGGAACTCAGTAGGTGGTCTTCTCTTATTTGACATTACCAACCGCAGGTCCTTCCAGAATGTCCATGAGTGGTTAGAAGAGACCAAAGTACACGTTCAGCCCTACCAAATTGTATTTGTTCTGGTGGGTCACAAGTGTGACCTGGATACACAGAGGCAAGTGACTCGCCACGAGGCAGAGAAACTGGCTGCTGCATACGGCATGAAGTACATTGAAACGTCAGCCCGAGATGCCATTAATGTGGAGAAAGCCTTCACAGACCTGACGAGAGACATATATGAGCTGGTTAAAAGGGGGGATATTACAATCCAGGAGGGCTGGGAAGGGGTGAAGAGTGGATTTGTACCAAACGTGGTTCACTCTTCAGAAGAGGTTGTCAAATCAGAGAGGAGATGTTTGTGCTAG